The following are encoded together in the Takifugu flavidus isolate HTHZ2018 chromosome 22, ASM371156v2, whole genome shotgun sequence genome:
- the LOC130518881 gene encoding peroxisome proliferator-activated receptor alpha-like isoform X2 gives MSVLSEGPLPSFGFRSMMAGDDFSPPSPLGDSLLDNPLCGDLMDDLREISHSLGDGSLGFDFPEYQSTEPEGSSTLGEDRGAHGGSLVPERPSGDASCPCSSDTLSPASSPSGGACTAAAPGSEEAFPSLNLECRVCSDKASGFHYGVHACEGCKGFFRRTIRLKLEYDKCENNCKIQKKNRNKCQYCRFHKCLSVGMSHNAIRFGRMPQAEKLKLKAENKMVEKEEASPMPADHKVLVRQIHDAYMKNFTMNKAKARLILTGKTSKPPFIIHNMETFQLAEKTLAAHVLAEHHGGSENSLHIGDVVPALGCGMLRQREAEARLFHCCQSTSVETVTELTEFAKAVPGFQSLDLNDQVTLLKYGVYEALFTLLASCMNKDGVLVARGGGFITREFLKSLRRPFSDMMEPKFQFATRFNSLELDDSDLSLFVAAIICCGDRPGLVDVPLVEQLQETIVQVLRLHLLTNHPNDSFLFPRLLQKLADLRELVTEHAQLVEDIKKTEDTSLHPLLQEIYRDMY, from the exons ATGAG CGTGCTGAGCGAGGGGCCGCTTCCTTCCTTTGGTTTTAGATCCATGATGGCGGGGGACGACTTCAGCCCGCCGTCCCCGCTGGGGGATTCCCTGCTGGACAACCCGCTGTGTGGGGATCTGATGGACGACCTGCGCGAGATCTCCCACTCTCTGGGGGACGGCTCGCTGGGGTTCGACTTCCCCGAGTACCAGAGCACCGAGCCTGAGGGCTCCAGCACCCtgggtgaggacagaggagcacaTGGTGGTTCTTTGGTGCCTGAACGGCCGTCTGGTGACGCGTCCTGTCCCTGCTCCTCAGACACTTTGAGCCCAGCCTCCAGTCCGTCCGGGGGGGCCTGTACAGCAGCAGCGCCGGGCTCAGAGGAGGCTTTCCCCTCTCTGAACCTGGAGTGCCGCGTGTGCTCCGACAAGGCCTCGGGGTTCCACTACGGCGTGCACGCCTGCGAGGGCTGCAAG GGTTTCTTCCGCAGAACCATCCGGCTCAAGCTGGAGTACGACAAGTGCGAAAACAACTGCAAAATCCAGAAGAAGAACCGCAACAAGTGCCAGTACTGCCGGTTTCACAAATGTCTGTCTGTGGGCATGTCGCACAACG CCATCCGTTTCGGCCGGATGCCTCAGGCAGAGAAGCTCAAGCTCAAGGCTGAAAACAAGAtggtggagaaagaggaggcgAGCCCCATGCCGGCCGATCACAAGGTGCTGGTCAGGCAAATCCACGACGCCTACATGAAAAACTTTACCATGAACAAGGCCAAAGCTCGGCTGATACTCACCGGAAAGACCAGCAAGCCG ccgTTTATCATCCACAACATGGAGACGTTCCAGCTGGCGGAGAAGACGCTGGCCGCTCACGTGCTGGCGGAGCACCACGGCGGGTCCGAGAACAGCCTCCACATCGGGGACGTGGTCCCGGCCCTGGGGTGCGGGATGCTCCGGCAGAGGGAGGCTGAAGCCAGGCTCTTCCACTGCTGCCAGAGCACCTCGGTGGAGACGGTCACCGAGCTGACGGAGTTCGCCAAGGCGGTGCCGGGATTCCAGAGCCTGGATCTCAACGACCAG GTGACCCTGTTGAAGTACGGCGTCTACGAAGCCCTCTTCACGCTCCTGGCGTCCTGCATGAACAAAGACGGGGTGCTGGTGGCCCGGGGAGGCGGCTTCATCACCCGGGAGTTCCTCAAGAGTCTCCGGCGGCCCTTCAGCGACATGATGGAGCCCAAATTCCAGTTTGCCACACGCTTCAACTCTCTGGAGCTGGACGACAGCGACTTGTCTCTGTTTGTGGCCGCCATCATCTGCTGCGGAG ACCGTCCGGGCCTGGTGGACGTGCctctggtggagcagctgcaggagaccaTCGTGCAAGTGCTGCGGCTCCACCTGTTGACCAACCACCCCAACGACAGCTTCCTGTTCCCCagactgctgcagaaactggctgaCCTCCGGGAGCTGGTCACGGAGCACGCTCAGCTGGTGGAGGACATCAAGAAAACAGAGGACACGTCGCTGCAcccgctgctgcaggagatctACAGAGACATGTATTAA
- the LOC130518881 gene encoding peroxisome proliferator-activated receptor alpha-like isoform X1 — translation MSVLSEGPLPSFGFRSMMAGDDFSPPSPLGDSLLDNPLCGDLMDDLREISHSLGDGSLGFDFPEYQSTEPEGSSTLGEDRGAHGGSLVPERPSGDASCPCSSDTLSPASSPSGGACTAAAPGSEEAFPSLNLECRVCSDKASGFHYGVHACEGCKGFFRRTIRLKLEYDKCENNCKIQKKNRNKCQYCRFHKCLSVGMSHNAIRFGRMPQAEKLKLKAENKMVEKEEASPMPADHKVLVRQIHDAYMKNFTMNKAKARLILTGKTSKPQPFIIHNMETFQLAEKTLAAHVLAEHHGGSENSLHIGDVVPALGCGMLRQREAEARLFHCCQSTSVETVTELTEFAKAVPGFQSLDLNDQVTLLKYGVYEALFTLLASCMNKDGVLVARGGGFITREFLKSLRRPFSDMMEPKFQFATRFNSLELDDSDLSLFVAAIICCGDRPGLVDVPLVEQLQETIVQVLRLHLLTNHPNDSFLFPRLLQKLADLRELVTEHAQLVEDIKKTEDTSLHPLLQEIYRDMY, via the exons ATGAG CGTGCTGAGCGAGGGGCCGCTTCCTTCCTTTGGTTTTAGATCCATGATGGCGGGGGACGACTTCAGCCCGCCGTCCCCGCTGGGGGATTCCCTGCTGGACAACCCGCTGTGTGGGGATCTGATGGACGACCTGCGCGAGATCTCCCACTCTCTGGGGGACGGCTCGCTGGGGTTCGACTTCCCCGAGTACCAGAGCACCGAGCCTGAGGGCTCCAGCACCCtgggtgaggacagaggagcacaTGGTGGTTCTTTGGTGCCTGAACGGCCGTCTGGTGACGCGTCCTGTCCCTGCTCCTCAGACACTTTGAGCCCAGCCTCCAGTCCGTCCGGGGGGGCCTGTACAGCAGCAGCGCCGGGCTCAGAGGAGGCTTTCCCCTCTCTGAACCTGGAGTGCCGCGTGTGCTCCGACAAGGCCTCGGGGTTCCACTACGGCGTGCACGCCTGCGAGGGCTGCAAG GGTTTCTTCCGCAGAACCATCCGGCTCAAGCTGGAGTACGACAAGTGCGAAAACAACTGCAAAATCCAGAAGAAGAACCGCAACAAGTGCCAGTACTGCCGGTTTCACAAATGTCTGTCTGTGGGCATGTCGCACAACG CCATCCGTTTCGGCCGGATGCCTCAGGCAGAGAAGCTCAAGCTCAAGGCTGAAAACAAGAtggtggagaaagaggaggcgAGCCCCATGCCGGCCGATCACAAGGTGCTGGTCAGGCAAATCCACGACGCCTACATGAAAAACTTTACCATGAACAAGGCCAAAGCTCGGCTGATACTCACCGGAAAGACCAGCAAGCCG cagccgTTTATCATCCACAACATGGAGACGTTCCAGCTGGCGGAGAAGACGCTGGCCGCTCACGTGCTGGCGGAGCACCACGGCGGGTCCGAGAACAGCCTCCACATCGGGGACGTGGTCCCGGCCCTGGGGTGCGGGATGCTCCGGCAGAGGGAGGCTGAAGCCAGGCTCTTCCACTGCTGCCAGAGCACCTCGGTGGAGACGGTCACCGAGCTGACGGAGTTCGCCAAGGCGGTGCCGGGATTCCAGAGCCTGGATCTCAACGACCAG GTGACCCTGTTGAAGTACGGCGTCTACGAAGCCCTCTTCACGCTCCTGGCGTCCTGCATGAACAAAGACGGGGTGCTGGTGGCCCGGGGAGGCGGCTTCATCACCCGGGAGTTCCTCAAGAGTCTCCGGCGGCCCTTCAGCGACATGATGGAGCCCAAATTCCAGTTTGCCACACGCTTCAACTCTCTGGAGCTGGACGACAGCGACTTGTCTCTGTTTGTGGCCGCCATCATCTGCTGCGGAG ACCGTCCGGGCCTGGTGGACGTGCctctggtggagcagctgcaggagaccaTCGTGCAAGTGCTGCGGCTCCACCTGTTGACCAACCACCCCAACGACAGCTTCCTGTTCCCCagactgctgcagaaactggctgaCCTCCGGGAGCTGGTCACGGAGCACGCTCAGCTGGTGGAGGACATCAAGAAAACAGAGGACACGTCGCTGCAcccgctgctgcaggagatctACAGAGACATGTATTAA
- the LOC130518881 gene encoding peroxisome proliferator-activated receptor alpha-like isoform X4 has protein sequence MSVLSEGPLPSFGFRSMMAGDDFSPPSPLGDSLLDNPLCGDLMDDLREISHSLGDGSLGFDFPEYQSTEPEGSSTLDTLSPASSPSGGACTAAAPGSEEAFPSLNLECRVCSDKASGFHYGVHACEGCKGFFRRTIRLKLEYDKCENNCKIQKKNRNKCQYCRFHKCLSVGMSHNAIRFGRMPQAEKLKLKAENKMVEKEEASPMPADHKVLVRQIHDAYMKNFTMNKAKARLILTGKTSKPQPFIIHNMETFQLAEKTLAAHVLAEHHGGSENSLHIGDVVPALGCGMLRQREAEARLFHCCQSTSVETVTELTEFAKAVPGFQSLDLNDQVTLLKYGVYEALFTLLASCMNKDGVLVARGGGFITREFLKSLRRPFSDMMEPKFQFATRFNSLELDDSDLSLFVAAIICCGDRPGLVDVPLVEQLQETIVQVLRLHLLTNHPNDSFLFPRLLQKLADLRELVTEHAQLVEDIKKTEDTSLHPLLQEIYRDMY, from the exons ATGAG CGTGCTGAGCGAGGGGCCGCTTCCTTCCTTTGGTTTTAGATCCATGATGGCGGGGGACGACTTCAGCCCGCCGTCCCCGCTGGGGGATTCCCTGCTGGACAACCCGCTGTGTGGGGATCTGATGGACGACCTGCGCGAGATCTCCCACTCTCTGGGGGACGGCTCGCTGGGGTTCGACTTCCCCGAGTACCAGAGCACCGAGCCTGAGGGCTCCAGCACCCtgg ACACTTTGAGCCCAGCCTCCAGTCCGTCCGGGGGGGCCTGTACAGCAGCAGCGCCGGGCTCAGAGGAGGCTTTCCCCTCTCTGAACCTGGAGTGCCGCGTGTGCTCCGACAAGGCCTCGGGGTTCCACTACGGCGTGCACGCCTGCGAGGGCTGCAAG GGTTTCTTCCGCAGAACCATCCGGCTCAAGCTGGAGTACGACAAGTGCGAAAACAACTGCAAAATCCAGAAGAAGAACCGCAACAAGTGCCAGTACTGCCGGTTTCACAAATGTCTGTCTGTGGGCATGTCGCACAACG CCATCCGTTTCGGCCGGATGCCTCAGGCAGAGAAGCTCAAGCTCAAGGCTGAAAACAAGAtggtggagaaagaggaggcgAGCCCCATGCCGGCCGATCACAAGGTGCTGGTCAGGCAAATCCACGACGCCTACATGAAAAACTTTACCATGAACAAGGCCAAAGCTCGGCTGATACTCACCGGAAAGACCAGCAAGCCG cagccgTTTATCATCCACAACATGGAGACGTTCCAGCTGGCGGAGAAGACGCTGGCCGCTCACGTGCTGGCGGAGCACCACGGCGGGTCCGAGAACAGCCTCCACATCGGGGACGTGGTCCCGGCCCTGGGGTGCGGGATGCTCCGGCAGAGGGAGGCTGAAGCCAGGCTCTTCCACTGCTGCCAGAGCACCTCGGTGGAGACGGTCACCGAGCTGACGGAGTTCGCCAAGGCGGTGCCGGGATTCCAGAGCCTGGATCTCAACGACCAG GTGACCCTGTTGAAGTACGGCGTCTACGAAGCCCTCTTCACGCTCCTGGCGTCCTGCATGAACAAAGACGGGGTGCTGGTGGCCCGGGGAGGCGGCTTCATCACCCGGGAGTTCCTCAAGAGTCTCCGGCGGCCCTTCAGCGACATGATGGAGCCCAAATTCCAGTTTGCCACACGCTTCAACTCTCTGGAGCTGGACGACAGCGACTTGTCTCTGTTTGTGGCCGCCATCATCTGCTGCGGAG ACCGTCCGGGCCTGGTGGACGTGCctctggtggagcagctgcaggagaccaTCGTGCAAGTGCTGCGGCTCCACCTGTTGACCAACCACCCCAACGACAGCTTCCTGTTCCCCagactgctgcagaaactggctgaCCTCCGGGAGCTGGTCACGGAGCACGCTCAGCTGGTGGAGGACATCAAGAAAACAGAGGACACGTCGCTGCAcccgctgctgcaggagatctACAGAGACATGTATTAA
- the LOC130518881 gene encoding peroxisome proliferator-activated receptor alpha-like isoform X5 encodes MSVLSEGPLPSFGFRSMMAGDDFSPPSPLGDSLLDNPLCGDLMDDLREISHSLGDGSLGFDFPEYQSTEPEGSSTLDTLSPASSPSGGACTAAAPGSEEAFPSLNLECRVCSDKASGFHYGVHACEGCKGFFRRTIRLKLEYDKCENNCKIQKKNRNKCQYCRFHKCLSVGMSHNAIRFGRMPQAEKLKLKAENKMVEKEEASPMPADHKVLVRQIHDAYMKNFTMNKAKARLILTGKTSKPPFIIHNMETFQLAEKTLAAHVLAEHHGGSENSLHIGDVVPALGCGMLRQREAEARLFHCCQSTSVETVTELTEFAKAVPGFQSLDLNDQVTLLKYGVYEALFTLLASCMNKDGVLVARGGGFITREFLKSLRRPFSDMMEPKFQFATRFNSLELDDSDLSLFVAAIICCGDRPGLVDVPLVEQLQETIVQVLRLHLLTNHPNDSFLFPRLLQKLADLRELVTEHAQLVEDIKKTEDTSLHPLLQEIYRDMY; translated from the exons ATGAG CGTGCTGAGCGAGGGGCCGCTTCCTTCCTTTGGTTTTAGATCCATGATGGCGGGGGACGACTTCAGCCCGCCGTCCCCGCTGGGGGATTCCCTGCTGGACAACCCGCTGTGTGGGGATCTGATGGACGACCTGCGCGAGATCTCCCACTCTCTGGGGGACGGCTCGCTGGGGTTCGACTTCCCCGAGTACCAGAGCACCGAGCCTGAGGGCTCCAGCACCCtgg ACACTTTGAGCCCAGCCTCCAGTCCGTCCGGGGGGGCCTGTACAGCAGCAGCGCCGGGCTCAGAGGAGGCTTTCCCCTCTCTGAACCTGGAGTGCCGCGTGTGCTCCGACAAGGCCTCGGGGTTCCACTACGGCGTGCACGCCTGCGAGGGCTGCAAG GGTTTCTTCCGCAGAACCATCCGGCTCAAGCTGGAGTACGACAAGTGCGAAAACAACTGCAAAATCCAGAAGAAGAACCGCAACAAGTGCCAGTACTGCCGGTTTCACAAATGTCTGTCTGTGGGCATGTCGCACAACG CCATCCGTTTCGGCCGGATGCCTCAGGCAGAGAAGCTCAAGCTCAAGGCTGAAAACAAGAtggtggagaaagaggaggcgAGCCCCATGCCGGCCGATCACAAGGTGCTGGTCAGGCAAATCCACGACGCCTACATGAAAAACTTTACCATGAACAAGGCCAAAGCTCGGCTGATACTCACCGGAAAGACCAGCAAGCCG ccgTTTATCATCCACAACATGGAGACGTTCCAGCTGGCGGAGAAGACGCTGGCCGCTCACGTGCTGGCGGAGCACCACGGCGGGTCCGAGAACAGCCTCCACATCGGGGACGTGGTCCCGGCCCTGGGGTGCGGGATGCTCCGGCAGAGGGAGGCTGAAGCCAGGCTCTTCCACTGCTGCCAGAGCACCTCGGTGGAGACGGTCACCGAGCTGACGGAGTTCGCCAAGGCGGTGCCGGGATTCCAGAGCCTGGATCTCAACGACCAG GTGACCCTGTTGAAGTACGGCGTCTACGAAGCCCTCTTCACGCTCCTGGCGTCCTGCATGAACAAAGACGGGGTGCTGGTGGCCCGGGGAGGCGGCTTCATCACCCGGGAGTTCCTCAAGAGTCTCCGGCGGCCCTTCAGCGACATGATGGAGCCCAAATTCCAGTTTGCCACACGCTTCAACTCTCTGGAGCTGGACGACAGCGACTTGTCTCTGTTTGTGGCCGCCATCATCTGCTGCGGAG ACCGTCCGGGCCTGGTGGACGTGCctctggtggagcagctgcaggagaccaTCGTGCAAGTGCTGCGGCTCCACCTGTTGACCAACCACCCCAACGACAGCTTCCTGTTCCCCagactgctgcagaaactggctgaCCTCCGGGAGCTGGTCACGGAGCACGCTCAGCTGGTGGAGGACATCAAGAAAACAGAGGACACGTCGCTGCAcccgctgctgcaggagatctACAGAGACATGTATTAA
- the LOC130518881 gene encoding peroxisome proliferator-activated receptor alpha-like isoform X3, with product MMAGDDFSPPSPLGDSLLDNPLCGDLMDDLREISHSLGDGSLGFDFPEYQSTEPEGSSTLGEDRGAHGGSLVPERPSGDASCPCSSDTLSPASSPSGGACTAAAPGSEEAFPSLNLECRVCSDKASGFHYGVHACEGCKGFFRRTIRLKLEYDKCENNCKIQKKNRNKCQYCRFHKCLSVGMSHNAIRFGRMPQAEKLKLKAENKMVEKEEASPMPADHKVLVRQIHDAYMKNFTMNKAKARLILTGKTSKPQPFIIHNMETFQLAEKTLAAHVLAEHHGGSENSLHIGDVVPALGCGMLRQREAEARLFHCCQSTSVETVTELTEFAKAVPGFQSLDLNDQVTLLKYGVYEALFTLLASCMNKDGVLVARGGGFITREFLKSLRRPFSDMMEPKFQFATRFNSLELDDSDLSLFVAAIICCGDRPGLVDVPLVEQLQETIVQVLRLHLLTNHPNDSFLFPRLLQKLADLRELVTEHAQLVEDIKKTEDTSLHPLLQEIYRDMY from the exons ATGATGGCGGGGGACGACTTCAGCCCGCCGTCCCCGCTGGGGGATTCCCTGCTGGACAACCCGCTGTGTGGGGATCTGATGGACGACCTGCGCGAGATCTCCCACTCTCTGGGGGACGGCTCGCTGGGGTTCGACTTCCCCGAGTACCAGAGCACCGAGCCTGAGGGCTCCAGCACCCtgggtgaggacagaggagcacaTGGTGGTTCTTTGGTGCCTGAACGGCCGTCTGGTGACGCGTCCTGTCCCTGCTCCTCAGACACTTTGAGCCCAGCCTCCAGTCCGTCCGGGGGGGCCTGTACAGCAGCAGCGCCGGGCTCAGAGGAGGCTTTCCCCTCTCTGAACCTGGAGTGCCGCGTGTGCTCCGACAAGGCCTCGGGGTTCCACTACGGCGTGCACGCCTGCGAGGGCTGCAAG GGTTTCTTCCGCAGAACCATCCGGCTCAAGCTGGAGTACGACAAGTGCGAAAACAACTGCAAAATCCAGAAGAAGAACCGCAACAAGTGCCAGTACTGCCGGTTTCACAAATGTCTGTCTGTGGGCATGTCGCACAACG CCATCCGTTTCGGCCGGATGCCTCAGGCAGAGAAGCTCAAGCTCAAGGCTGAAAACAAGAtggtggagaaagaggaggcgAGCCCCATGCCGGCCGATCACAAGGTGCTGGTCAGGCAAATCCACGACGCCTACATGAAAAACTTTACCATGAACAAGGCCAAAGCTCGGCTGATACTCACCGGAAAGACCAGCAAGCCG cagccgTTTATCATCCACAACATGGAGACGTTCCAGCTGGCGGAGAAGACGCTGGCCGCTCACGTGCTGGCGGAGCACCACGGCGGGTCCGAGAACAGCCTCCACATCGGGGACGTGGTCCCGGCCCTGGGGTGCGGGATGCTCCGGCAGAGGGAGGCTGAAGCCAGGCTCTTCCACTGCTGCCAGAGCACCTCGGTGGAGACGGTCACCGAGCTGACGGAGTTCGCCAAGGCGGTGCCGGGATTCCAGAGCCTGGATCTCAACGACCAG GTGACCCTGTTGAAGTACGGCGTCTACGAAGCCCTCTTCACGCTCCTGGCGTCCTGCATGAACAAAGACGGGGTGCTGGTGGCCCGGGGAGGCGGCTTCATCACCCGGGAGTTCCTCAAGAGTCTCCGGCGGCCCTTCAGCGACATGATGGAGCCCAAATTCCAGTTTGCCACACGCTTCAACTCTCTGGAGCTGGACGACAGCGACTTGTCTCTGTTTGTGGCCGCCATCATCTGCTGCGGAG ACCGTCCGGGCCTGGTGGACGTGCctctggtggagcagctgcaggagaccaTCGTGCAAGTGCTGCGGCTCCACCTGTTGACCAACCACCCCAACGACAGCTTCCTGTTCCCCagactgctgcagaaactggctgaCCTCCGGGAGCTGGTCACGGAGCACGCTCAGCTGGTGGAGGACATCAAGAAAACAGAGGACACGTCGCTGCAcccgctgctgcaggagatctACAGAGACATGTATTAA
- the cdpf1 gene encoding cysteine-rich DPF motif domain-containing protein 1: protein MEHTSSETPQNIFSCQLCDLRSPYSYYGQKPPNTRAIVLLEECFVTKDPFSPDREKFLILGSECSLCRKRVCVGSDCSLFYTKRFCMECVNKHLNQFPHQIQAELAKKKPPRDPKSVQR from the exons ATGGAGCACACGTCCAGTGAAACCCCTCAGAATATATTTTCCTGCCAGTTGTGTGATTTACGCAGCCCATATAGCTACTACGGCCAGAAACCGCCCAACACCAGAGCGATTGT GTTGCTCGAAGAATGTTTTGTGACCAAAGACCCCTTCAGCCCGGACAGGGAAAAGTTCCTGATTTTGGGCTCCGAGTGCAGCCTGTGCAGAAAGCGAGTCTGTGTTGGCTCA GACTGTAGTCTGTTCTACACGAAGAGGTTCTGCATGGAGTGCGTGAACAAACACCTGAACCAGTTCCCCCATCAGATTCAGGCAGAGCTGGCGAAGAAGAAGCCGCCGAGAGATCCAAAATCGGTGCAACGGTAG